The Oxyura jamaicensis isolate SHBP4307 breed ruddy duck chromosome Z, BPBGC_Ojam_1.0, whole genome shotgun sequence genome window below encodes:
- the ANKRD34B gene encoding LOW QUALITY PROTEIN: ankyrin repeat domain-containing protein 34B (The sequence of the model RefSeq protein was modified relative to this genomic sequence to represent the inferred CDS: deleted 1 base in 1 codon): MNESVELPTDGNSLTRAVYQSRLHLTRLLLEGGAYINESNDRGETPLMTACKTKHVDAQSVSKAKMVKYLLENKADPNIQDKSGKTALMHACLEKAGPEVVSLLLKSRADPSLQDHSNNSALGYAINSEDKETVEVLLNACKARRKEVIIITTDKSPSGRQTTKQYLNVPPVDLSEHCSPAACTSPSEIELKTSSPALSSSNETKSTLFSFKDLDHPKSTDNPSHSVSLRNSSSTNAISKLAQVQQLHSKPWIKSSLLFHQSKIASLHGEIQDVTPEELSLKINGLALSKRFVTRHQSIDIKDAAHFLKAIDQTELKKSSYDELNSQTLYGDEKLFSSGIPVGEDSSLGQISLISDLSSIFLKRNLGANHYSSDSQLTTSLHPAAAEDAKSVIGKKKIISASHSLLSSSRELFESMPPLPLSRRIQTVLERRGSGALLLDHFAQTRPSFLPPLNMKPHPPVPDISFLNKVSGVISYGQKHLLPAVAASSREIKSKKTLLRRQSLQTERIRQLLNF, from the exons ATGAATGAGTCTGTGGAGCTGCCAACAGATGGGAATTCCCTGACCAGAGCTGTCTACCAGAGCCGACTGCACCTCACCAGGCTGTTACTGGAAGGTGGGGCCTACATCAACGAAAGCAATGACAGAGGTGAAACCCCTCTAATGACTGCTTGTAAGACAAAACATGTGGATGCCCAAAGTGTCAGCAAGGCAAAGATGGTTAAATATCTACTGGAAAACAAGGCAGATCCAAACATACAGGACAAATCTGGAAAGACAGCTTTGATGCATGCTTGTTTAGAAAAAGCAGGGCCTGAGGTGGTCTCTCTGCtactgaaaagcagagctgaccCAAGCCTACAAGATCACTCTAACAACTCTGCACTGGGGTATGCAATAAACTCTGAAGACAAAGAAACCGTGGAAGTTCTTCTCAATGCAtgcaaagcaagaagaaaagaagtaatCATAATCACAACAGACAAGTCTCCATCAGGAaggcaaacaacaaaacaatactTAAACGTGCCTCCTGTGGACCTCAGTGAGCATTgttccccagctgcctgcacatCCCCATCCGAAATAGAACTGAAAACATCTTCACCTGCACTTTCAAGCTCAAATGAAACTAAGAGTACACTCTTCAGCTTTAAGGATCTGGACCATCCCAAAAGCACAGACAACCCATCTCATTCAGTTTCACTGAGAAATTCCAGTTCAACAAACGCAATTTCCAAGCTGGCACAAGTGCAGCAGCTGCATTCCAAACCTTGGATAAAGAGCTCTCTGCTGTTTCACCAGAGTAAAATTGCTTCTTTACATGGAGAGATTCAGGATGTAACTCCAGAAGAGCTCTCTTTGAAAATCAATGGCCTTGCCTTATCAAAGAGGTTCGTTACCAGACACCAAAGTATTGACATAAAAGACGCTgctcattttctgaaagctaTTGATCAAACTGAATTGAAGAAATCATCATATGATGAGTTAAACTCTCAGACTCTTTATGGTGATGAGAAGCTTTTCTCCAGTGGGATTCCTGTAGGTGAGGATTCCAGTTTAGGACAGATCAGCTTAATTTCAGACCTGAGCagtattttcctgaaaagaaatttaGGAGCAAATCATTACAGCTCTGATTCTCAGTTAACTACTAGTCtacatcctgctgctgcagaagacgCTAAGTCagtaataggaaagaaaaagatcatCTCTGCATCTCACTCTTTGTTATCAAGTTCTAGAGAACTATTTGAGAGcatgcctcctcttcctctgagcAGAAGAATTCAAACTGTTCTAGAACGACGGGGTTCAGGGGCTTTATTATTGGATCACTTTGCTCAGACAAGACCAAGTTTTCTTCCACCGCTGAATATGAAACCTCAC CCCCCAGTTCCAGATATTAGCTTCCTAAATAAGGTTTCTGGGGTGATTTCTTATGGACAAAAACACTTACTACCAGCAGTAGCTGCTTCCTCCAGGGAGATCAAAAGTAAAAAAACGCTACTAAGGAGGCAGTCATTGCAAACTGAGAGGATAAGGCAATTACTGAATTTTTAA
- the FAM151B gene encoding protein FAM151B — MAAGAWGEAAVEHFLRCGRLACRDGAGIRWWHAANSRRRAREAATSEAHMIEADVLLRGGKGGSGDPIMAHPPETDSDITLQEWLNVIVNTDKGIKLDFKSLDAVQPSLELLEHVKLRLRRPVLLNADILPGPNGGNATVDGKGFLDAVTSVFPNVTLSLGWTTGWHPDEQNKGYDWMMVKEMAHICSTLSQPVTFPVRAALVRQSMSELCWLIQQSDRYSLTIWTGKQDVYSVEDLLCIRKNFDKSRVYYDILEPQNSEFKKAIGIEC, encoded by the exons ATGGCGGCCG GAGCGTGGGGCGAGGCGGCGGTGGAACATTTCCTGCGGTGCGGGCGGCTTGCCTGCAGGGACGGGGCGGGAATCCGCTGGTGGCATGCGGCTAACAGCCGGCGGCGAGCCCGGGAGGCCGCCACAA GTGAGGCTCACATGATAGAAGCAGATGTCCTTCTCCGTGGTGGCAAGGGAGGAAGTGGTGACCCTATCATGGCTCATCCACCTGAAACAGACAGTGACATCACGTTGCAGGAATGGCTAAATGTGATTGTCAACACAGATAAAGGCATCAAGTTGGATTTTAAGAG CCTAGATGCCGTACAGCCTTCCCTGGAGCTTCTAGAGCATGTGAAGCTGCGTTTGAGGCGACCCGTTTTGCTCAACGCAGACATCCTGCCAGGACCAAATGGGGGTAATGCCACAGTGGATGGGAAAGGATTCCTTGACGCAGTCACTTCGGTTTTCCCCAATGTAACCTTGTCGCTGGGGTGGACAACTGGATGGCACCCTGATGAACAAAATAAAG GCTATGACTGGATGATGGTGAAAGAAATGGCTCACATATGCAGTACACTTTCCCAGCCTGTTACCTTCCCTGTAAGAGCAGCATTAGTACGACAGTCAATGTCTGAGCTTTGTTGGTTAATACAACAGTCAGACAG GTACAGCCTCACCATTTGGACAGGGAAACAAGATGTGTATTCTGTAGAAGATCTGCTTTGCATCCGAAAAAACTTTGATAAAAGTAGGGTTTACTATGATATCTTAGAACCACAAAATTCTGAATTCAAAAAAGCCATAGGAATAGAATGCTAA